A genomic stretch from Dissulfurispira thermophila includes:
- a CDS encoding class I SAM-dependent RNA methyltransferase — protein sequence MKAENKVITLKAELPAYGGFSIGRCNGKIVFIKNSIPGETIEARLEEKGDYYNASTIKILEPSPDRVKPDCKFFGICGGCQLQYISYPRQIVLKEKVLKDSLKRIGKINMQLSESLFDSNPFYYRHRGQFKVSNGKIGFYKKKTTEVVEIDNCLLMIDEINEYLLKAHNILKNRQYAAVIREMHISCKDKVVVLIKVRANHLLKWDKLASELMQEGFHGVFIDSGRRLFKYGRHYITFDLEDLKYTISPMSFFQSHWRLNQKVVRFIRDNLQPFDGKRILDLYSGAGNFSLPIAHEAGEVIAVEENPFAIEDGKRNLQINGIKGYRFILSSIENLNIKESVDILILDPPRSGLTNAAIYKILAMAPKKIAYISCNPATFARDLRKLLAGYELQSIRMIDFFPHTYHIESLAFLRMK from the coding sequence TTGAAGGCAGAAAATAAGGTAATAACTCTTAAAGCTGAACTCCCTGCATACGGTGGTTTTTCTATTGGCAGATGCAATGGAAAGATTGTATTTATAAAAAATAGTATCCCCGGTGAAACCATAGAAGCAAGATTAGAAGAAAAGGGAGATTATTATAATGCTTCAACTATAAAAATATTAGAACCCTCTCCAGATAGAGTAAAGCCTGATTGTAAATTTTTTGGCATATGTGGCGGCTGCCAGCTTCAGTATATTTCTTACCCAAGACAGATAGTCTTAAAAGAAAAAGTACTCAAAGATTCCTTGAAGAGAATAGGAAAGATAAATATGCAGTTATCAGAATCCCTTTTTGATAGCAATCCATTTTATTACAGACACAGGGGACAGTTTAAGGTCTCAAACGGGAAGATAGGATTTTATAAGAAAAAGACAACAGAAGTTGTTGAGATTGATAACTGTCTTCTTATGATAGATGAGATAAATGAATATCTCTTAAAAGCTCATAATATATTAAAAAACAGACAATATGCCGCTGTAATTAGAGAGATGCATATATCTTGTAAAGATAAAGTTGTTGTATTGATAAAAGTAAGGGCAAATCATCTATTGAAATGGGATAAACTTGCCAGTGAACTTATGCAGGAAGGTTTTCACGGCGTGTTTATCGATTCGGGAAGAAGGTTGTTTAAATACGGGAGGCATTATATAACATTTGATCTTGAAGATTTAAAATATACTATATCACCAATGAGCTTTTTTCAGAGCCACTGGAGATTGAATCAAAAGGTTGTCAGGTTTATAAGAGATAATCTTCAACCGTTTGATGGTAAACGAATATTAGATCTTTATTCAGGTGCAGGAAATTTCTCTCTCCCAATTGCTCATGAAGCAGGAGAGGTGATTGCTGTTGAGGAAAACCCATTTGCGATAGAGGATGGCAAGAGAAATCTGCAAATAAATGGTATAAAAGGTTACAGATTTATTCTTTCATCTATTGAAAATTTAAATATCAAAGAATCTGTTGACATTTTGATATTAGACCCTCCGCGATCTGGACTAACAAATGCAGCAATATATAAAATACTCGCTATGGCGCCTAAAAAGATTGCATACATATCATGCAATCCAGCAACTTTTGCAAGGGATTTGAGGAAACTTTTGGCTGGATACGAACTGCAATCTATAAGGATGATAGACTTCTTCCCACATACATACCACATCGAGTCGCTTGCATTTTTGAGAATGAAGTAA
- a CDS encoding response regulator: MKILVVDDEKNILKLYQAELEDEGYTVVTANSGKEAMDIFESENPDLVTLDILMPDIDGIQVLRQMKEKKPDTPIIMLTAYDYRDDFSVWVSDAYVVKSSDLSNLKATIKQIIEGRK, translated from the coding sequence ATGAAGATACTGGTTGTGGATGATGAGAAGAATATATTGAAACTTTATCAGGCAGAGCTTGAGGATGAAGGATATACAGTTGTTACGGCTAATTCAGGAAAAGAGGCTATGGATATTTTTGAAAGCGAAAATCCTGACCTTGTTACTCTTGATATTCTGATGCCGGATATAGACGGCATACAGGTATTGAGGCAGATGAAGGAAAAAAAGCCTGATACGCCAATAATAATGCTTACAGCCTATGATTACAGGGATGATTTCTCTGTCTGGGTATCTGATGCATATGTGGTTAAGTCATCTGACCTGAGCAATCTTAAAGCCACTATAAAGCAAATAATTGAAGGCAGAAAATAA
- a CDS encoding FAD-dependent oxidoreductase — protein MTYYDIIIIGAGISGLSLAHYCAKEGLKTLVIEKSKRVGGTLHSHCFEDIDFWVEMGAHTCYNSYRNLIQIMEDCTTISRLVKREKVPFKMLVDGHIRSILSQLNFLELMISIPNIFSLKKQGQSVRSYYSKVIGNKNFQRVLSPAFNAVISQDASNFPADMLFKKRNRRKDIIKKFTLTNGIQSITDSISSQKTIEIIIGKEVLSIEHNSGIFKAVTDSDVYKSDSLAVAVPASVASKLLRNSFPQTAESLAAISVKSVESVGVAVKKDITASIPPVAGIIPLSDSFYSIVSRDTVKHDKYRGFTFHFKPGILNNDAKLKQIAEVLGIKTAQIEHMAAKENFVPSLKVGHDALVSKIEQSISASPLLLTGNYFDGMAIEDCVTRSLREFLRLKKLLASHGG, from the coding sequence ATGACTTACTACGACATTATCATAATAGGAGCTGGCATTAGCGGACTGAGTCTTGCACATTATTGTGCAAAGGAAGGGCTTAAGACATTAGTAATCGAAAAAAGTAAAAGGGTTGGCGGCACACTTCACTCTCACTGCTTTGAGGATATTGACTTTTGGGTCGAGATGGGTGCTCATACCTGCTACAATTCTTATCGCAACTTAATCCAAATCATGGAAGATTGCACAACAATCAGCAGACTTGTAAAGCGCGAGAAGGTTCCTTTCAAAATGCTCGTGGATGGTCATATAAGGTCAATCCTATCCCAGCTTAATTTTCTGGAACTCATGATATCAATACCAAATATTTTTAGCTTAAAAAAACAAGGGCAGAGTGTAAGGTCTTATTATTCAAAGGTCATCGGAAATAAGAATTTCCAGAGGGTGCTATCCCCTGCATTTAATGCAGTAATATCTCAAGATGCAAGTAATTTCCCTGCAGATATGCTTTTTAAAAAACGTAACAGAAGAAAAGACATTATAAAAAAATTTACGCTTACTAATGGAATTCAGTCTATCACAGATTCTATATCTTCCCAGAAAACAATCGAGATTATAATAGGCAAAGAAGTCCTTTCAATAGAGCATAACAGCGGCATTTTCAAGGCAGTAACAGACAGTGATGTATATAAATCAGATAGTCTGGCTGTTGCCGTTCCTGCATCAGTAGCATCGAAACTTCTCAGGAACTCGTTTCCACAAACAGCAGAAAGTTTGGCGGCAATCAGTGTAAAAAGTGTAGAGTCTGTTGGTGTTGCTGTTAAAAAAGACATAACAGCCTCAATACCACCTGTTGCAGGAATAATCCCTCTCTCAGACAGCTTTTATTCAATAGTGTCAAGAGATACTGTTAAACACGATAAATATCGAGGATTCACATTCCATTTTAAGCCCGGTATCCTAAATAACGATGCCAAATTGAAACAGATTGCCGAAGTACTTGGAATTAAGACAGCCCAAATCGAACATATGGCTGCTAAAGAGAACTTTGTACCTTCCCTCAAAGTTGGACATGATGCATTGGTCAGCAAAATAGAGCAATCAATTTCAGCAAGTCCTCTCCTACTGACCGGGAATTATTTCGACGGCATGGCTATAGAGGACTGTGTTACAAGGTCTCTAAGAGAGTTTTTGCGTCTGAAAAAACTGCTCGCCTCCCACGGAGGCTAA